A single region of the Vicia villosa cultivar HV-30 ecotype Madison, WI linkage group LG4, Vvil1.0, whole genome shotgun sequence genome encodes:
- the LOC131598882 gene encoding uncharacterized protein LOC131598882, producing the protein MASQVCETLGYDVEIKGDNLLMSLMEELPCDENDDERLDSLIRSFEAEISETKMGDHHHHDSTSIELLQMKSNFEENYINESWNIGQVDEFEVEWVDMDLIPSFQFDDGSWECFGDEKDGMMVGHLMVCDDGLDMEEHAYNSFWQDNYDMGLVH; encoded by the coding sequence aTGGCTTCACAAGTTTGTGAAACTTTGGGTTATGATGTAGAAATCAAAGGTGATAATCTTCTCATGTCACTAATGGAAGAGTTACCATGTGATGAAAATGATGATGAGAGATTAGATAGTTTGATAAGATCTTTTGAGGCTGAAATTAGTGAAACCAAGATgggtgatcatcatcatcatgattcAACAAGTATAGAATTACTACAAATGAAGagcaattttgaagaaaattacaTTAATGAATCATGGAACATAGGACAAGTGGATGAGTTTGAGGTTGAATGGGTTGATATGGATTTGATACCATCCTTCCAATTTGATGATGGGAGTTGGGAGTGTTTTGGAGATGAGAAGGATGGGATGATGGTTGGTCATTTAATGGTTTGTGATGATGGGCTGGATATGGAAGAACATGCCTACAATTCATTTTGGCAAGATAATTATGACATGGGTTTGGTTCATTAG